One Bombus huntii isolate Logan2020A chromosome 12, iyBomHunt1.1, whole genome shotgun sequence DNA segment encodes these proteins:
- the LOC126871631 gene encoding mediator of RNA polymerase II transcription subunit 6: MLSARPPVTENPLGLSWHDSAWIPVLNPNNIMDYFSERSNPFYDRTCNNEIVKMQRLSPDQLQNMTGLEYILLHVQAPILYVIRKQHRHTPTLAAPLADYYIIAGVVYQAPDLASVVSSRLLSTVHHLQSAFEEASSCSRYHPSKGYYWDFKNGKAMAAKKETPVREEPSSLFQRQRVDMLLAELTRKFPLPVPKPVHQAIEPSMEIKQEVKTEKKDMKPPPEKKPKVN; this comes from the exons atgttgtCTGCAAGACCTCCTGTAACAG AAAATCCTTTGGGACTTTCTTGGCATGATAGTGCATGGATTCCTGTATTAAATCCAAACAATATAATGGACTATTTTTCTGAAAGAAGTAATCCTTTTTATGACAGAACATGTAATAATGAAATTGTCAAAATGCAGCGTTTAAGTCCTGATCAGTTACA aaatatgaCTGGCCTTGaatatattcttttacatGTTCAAGCACCTATTTTGTACGTGATCAGGAAGCAACACCGTCATACTCCTACTTTAGCAGCGCCACTTGCAGACTATTATATCATTGCAGGTGTTGTGTATCAAGCTCCTGATTTGGCATCGGTTGTGAGCTCCAGATTG TTATCTACAGTACATCACTTACAATCTGCTTTTGAAGAAGCTAGTTCATGTTCAAGATATCATCCTAGCAAGGGCTACTATTGGGATTTCAAAAATGGGAAAGCTATGGCagcaaagaaagaaacacctgTTCGTGAAGAACCAAGTTCTCTATTTCAAAGACAAAGGGTGGACATGTTACTTGCTGAACTTACACGGAAATTCCCATTGCCTGTTCCAAAGCCAGTGCACCAAGCTATAGAACCTT CAATGGAAATTAAACAAGAAgtaaaaacagaaaagaagGACATGAAACCACCACCAGAAAAGAAACcaaaagttaattaa
- the LOC126871634 gene encoding N-alpha-acetyltransferase 80 isoform X2 codes for MILISKLFPHGIHIGEAQKDMTAIEKEYRIVPLHKRPDLIPDCCTLLNSEWPRSETARLKFLNVSCDEFPTCLILIDKEDRVLGHCKISLIPRLRHSCFIQSVIIDYQRRSQGLGSRLLRGAEEHVAKKGIKNVYLITKGQELFYLKNGYKTCDPFKASGINDVVYSSAAFTKAKLKEKSTQYCGPPPPPMPNFQMPKFYDLGILTHRTHMVKRLSSQ; via the exons ATGATATTAATCTCAAAGCTATTTCCACACGGGATACATATAGGTGAAGCACA AAAAGATATGACTGCTATTGAAAAGGAATATAGAATAGTACCACTTCATAAAAGACCAGACCTAATTCCAGACTGTTGTACATTACTGAATTCTGAATGGCCAAGAAGTGAAACTGCACG GTTAAAATTTCTGAATGTATCATGCGATGAGTTTCCCACATGTCTTATACTAATAGACAAAGAGGACAGAGTCCTTGGTCATTgtaaaatatctttaatacCTCGATTACGTCATAGTTGTTTTATACAATCAG TGATAATTGACTACCAGCGTAGATCTCAGGGTTTAGGATCTAGACTACTACGTGGAGCTGAGGAACATGTAGCAAAGAAAggaattaaaaatgtatatttaataactAAAGGCCAAGAACTTTTTTACCTAAAAAATGGATATAAAACCTGTGATCCATTTAAAGCATCAGGCATCAATGATGTTGTATATTCTAGTGCAGCATTTACTAAAGCAAAGCTTAAAGAAAAAAGTACACAATATTGTGGTCCACCACCACCTCCAATGCCAAACTTTCAGATGCCAAAGTTCTATGATCTAGGTATCTTAACACACAGAACACATATGGTAAAAAGATTATCATCACAGTaa
- the LOC126871634 gene encoding N-alpha-acetyltransferase 80 isoform X1 has translation MTAIEKEYRIVPLHKRPDLIPDCCTLLNSEWPRSETARLKFLNVSCDEFPTCLILIDKEDRVLGHCKISLIPRLRHSCFIQSVIIDYQRRSQGLGSRLLRGAEEHVAKKGIKNVYLITKGQELFYLKNGYKTCDPFKASGINDVVYSSAAFTKAKLKEKSTQYCGPPPPPMPNFQMPKFYDLGILTHRTHMVKRLSSQ, from the exons ATGACTGCTATTGAAAAGGAATATAGAATAGTACCACTTCATAAAAGACCAGACCTAATTCCAGACTGTTGTACATTACTGAATTCTGAATGGCCAAGAAGTGAAACTGCACG GTTAAAATTTCTGAATGTATCATGCGATGAGTTTCCCACATGTCTTATACTAATAGACAAAGAGGACAGAGTCCTTGGTCATTgtaaaatatctttaatacCTCGATTACGTCATAGTTGTTTTATACAATCAG TGATAATTGACTACCAGCGTAGATCTCAGGGTTTAGGATCTAGACTACTACGTGGAGCTGAGGAACATGTAGCAAAGAAAggaattaaaaatgtatatttaataactAAAGGCCAAGAACTTTTTTACCTAAAAAATGGATATAAAACCTGTGATCCATTTAAAGCATCAGGCATCAATGATGTTGTATATTCTAGTGCAGCATTTACTAAAGCAAAGCTTAAAGAAAAAAGTACACAATATTGTGGTCCACCACCACCTCCAATGCCAAACTTTCAGATGCCAAAGTTCTATGATCTAGGTATCTTAACACACAGAACACATATGGTAAAAAGATTATCATCACAGTaa
- the LOC126871633 gene encoding flavin reductase (NADPH), with protein MNRIVIFGATGNTGLCALNSAVNKGLNIRAFVRDESKVPTNLKDKIEIVVGDVTNAEQVSNAISNRDAVVVVLGTRNDLGPTTVLSNGMKNIIDAMKVHNVEVVSVCLSAFLFYKPEAVPNIFKDVNADHQRMFDLLKESKLKWIAILPPHFTNVQRSKYVVKHDESPGRTISIYDLGDFLIESLQQPEHYQKVCGIANIA; from the exons ATGAATCGAATAGTGATATTTGGAGCTACAGGAAATACCGGACTATGTGCTTTAAATAGCGCTGTAAATAAGG GATTAAATATAAGAGCATTTGTAAGAGATGAAAGCAAAGTACCAACaaatttaaaagataaaattgaaatagttGTTGGAGATGTTACTAATGCAGAACAAGTTTCAAATGCAATATCTAATAGGGATGCAGTGGTTGTTGTGCTTGGCACACGGAATGATTTAg GTCCAACTACAGTATTGTCCAAtggtatgaaaaatataatagatgCTATGAAAGTGCACAATGTAGAAGTGGTATCTGTTTGTTTATCTG catttttgttttacaaacCTGAAGCAGTGcctaatatatttaaagatgTAAATGCAGATCATCAGCGAATGTTCGACCTTCTTAaagaaagtaaattaaaatgGATTGCAATATTACCACCCCATTTTACAA ATGTACAAAGATCAAAATATGTAGTAAAGCATGATGAGTCTCCTGGTCGGACTATTTCCATATATGATTTaggagattttcttattgaaaGTCTTCAACAACCAGAACATTATCAAAAAGTTTGTGGTATTGCTAACATTGcataa